A region of the Massilia sp. erpn genome:
ACAACTGTTAAATAATTGGAAAGAGTAGAGTCTACCAAAAGACTTCGCTTCAAGGGAATTTTCCGTCCCCTACATGAGGCTTCCGAGCACAAATATTGCTATCCAGCTCAAAGTAATAGAACATTTATGTGCAGGCAAAAAATAACAGGAATGCACTAATTATTTCTACAAGGCTACATATTCGCTTGACATGATAATAACACGGAGAAATACTGCTGTTTTTATCAAATGAATTTGCAGCCCCCTCCCCCACATACGTATCGCTGCCAGCGCCTCATTGCTTATTTCCGACCGTCGCAAGACGGATCTTGAATTCTCGTAAATAACCGTGACTTTTTGAAGCGATTGCCTATGGGAAATCCTGCATACTTTTTTTACCATTTTGTAGCTTTGCAAAGGCCCCCATATGTCAGCAAGTGAAGTTGGTTTTCTCGCCCAGGTCTTTCAATTTGACGAGCCGGGTGATGACGAGGCGCCAGTCCCCTTGGACCTGGCTGACGTCTCTGAAGAGAACCGTGCCGTTTTAAATACCTGCGTTGCCGAATATCGTTCCGCCGGCCGCCGCGTGGTCAGCGAGCTGCTGACCATGACCGAACAGTTGGTCAAGATGCGAGAAATCCTTGGCGACCGCCACTTTTACCCGTTTGTACGCAACGAGCTGGGCCTGAAAAAGCGCACCATTACTCGTTACCTGCACTTGAATAAGGTTCTACAACAACACTTCGCGGTCGAGGGCAAAGTTCCTTTGGCCGTTACCAATTCGATTTCCCAACGCGCCCTGTTACTCCTGAGCCCGGAAACCGATGCCGCGGTCATTCAAGAGGTTAAGGCGGTGATCGACGATGGCGGCAAGATCGACAGCCGGGCGGTGGAACAAATCCTGGCCGAGCGCGAAGCGGCACATGCCGCGCAGCTGGCCGGCGCGCAGGCCGAGGCCCAATCGGCCGCGCGGGCACTGGAGCGCCAGCGCGATCAGCACGTGCTCGAGCTGGCCCGCGCCCAGCGGGAACTGGGCAGTCAAACTGAGTTGCTGCGCCGCGCCGAGGAAACCAGCCAAATCCTCGAGCAGGAAAACGATACGCTGCGCCGCCAAGCCACCGAAGTGCGCTACGAGGAAAAAAAGGTCGAGGTCATCCCGGCCGGCTTCACCTCGCTACAAGAGGCGATCGACGCCAAGCGCGGCGAGATCAACGCGCTCGCTTCGGAACAGGATGGCATTGCCGGCAACATCGCCGCACTCAAGGAAAAGCGCCGCGTGCTGGAGCAACAACTGGCCCCGCTCAGCGACGGCGTCGACGACTTCCTCGCGCTGAAAGGTCAAATCGAAGCCCTGATCACGCGGTTTCCCCTTGGACTGCTTAAAGAGCTGGGGGTGGGCGATAAGACGGTCAAGCTGGCCCTGGCGGGACTCGGCCAGACGATGAAGCTGTTTGGTGAACAGCTCAGCGCTGCCGGTGCGTGAGGGGGTTCGACATGTCTGATGATTTTAAAAGCAGGGACATTCCCGCGTCCAAGGCGATCTTTGATACGCATACCGCTGTCCGGACGAAGATCGAAGCGGCGAACCGTGCCGTGCATGAGGCGCTGGTCGCGATGGTCGCCTACCGGGACCCGATGGCACCGGTGGTCTTCGGTGCGACCCAGGAACAGCTCGAAGCCATCGCCAACGCGCCGAAGTCCAAGCTAAACCAGATCTTCATGACCGGTATCCCTACTTTTTCGCTGGCGATGGCCAACGAGAAGTTCAGCACGGTCCTGAGCAACTCCGATGATCCGGATGCCTGGCTGCGCGTCCTGCTCCAATCCTTCCCTGCGATCCTGCCAATCGCCTCGCTGTAAGAGGACAATGTGGAACATACCTCCGGACATCTCGCCCACAAGGCCAGTGCTCCTTACGCATCCAAGGTGGCGATCGCGCAGGCCTTGGCTGGAATGGGCGCGCGCGCGGTGACCATCACCGCCGTCGCGCGCACCAAGCCGGCTGATTCGCGGGCAATCTATAAAGAAGTCAACGGCACCCAGTCGCTCTCCGGCCAGACCCCGACCAACCACGAATGGTTTCTCGGCAGCCGCAGCCTGCGCTTGCAAGCCGCGTTTTTGCTGCTCATGTATGTCAGCTATCGTGAGCGCCACAGCGCCGATGCCGATGCGCATGGGATCGCCTTTACGCTGGCCTACCATAACTATCGCCGCCTGTATCCGGGCGAGGTCTTGATCAGCCCCGAGCGCCTGGCTTTGCTGATCGGGGGCGGCTATAGCATTGGCTGGCGCGAAATCCCCAGGGGCGGGGTCTCGAAGTTTGCAGCAGGCAACGTCAAGGTGACGAAGTGCCGTAAGTGCGCCCTGCCCCACCTGGTCGAAGCCCACTTCCGCAAGTACGAGTGCGCCGACTGCCAGGCCAAGGTGGAAGCGCCGCAACTGCTGGCCGCTTAAAGGCAGCAGGGCAATCGCCGCATGCCACGCAGGGCACAGCGGCGCGGATGGCGGTCATGAATTTTCCTTGCAAGATGCAGGTGAATTGAAAGCAAAACAGGGCGCAATCGGATAGACTTCCGGTCATAACGATATTTGCTTTTCACCTAAACAATTGACGGAGCCATCATGGCCAATATGCAGCTGACCCCACAGGAATTTGTCCCCGAAGCGAACCGCGACGAGCCGGTCTCGCCCAGCCTGCACAATCTGGAGTCGCGCCGCCACCAATCCAATCCCGTGCTCACGCCGCAAGAGCTGAAACGCCTGCAGCGCTTTGGTTCGGTGCGCAGCTATGCCAACGGCGTGCGCATCCTGGAAGCGGGCCACACCACCTATGGCATGCTGGTGACGCTGTCGGGCATCGTGGCGATCAACCGCTACGATGGCCTGGGCAATTCGGCCCTGCTGGTGGAACATGGTCCGGGTGAATTTACCGCCGAGGTGGCGCAGCTGGCGGGCCGTCCTTCGCTGGTCAATGCGCATGCCGTCGGCGCAGTGGAAGTGCTGGTGATACCGCCCGAGAATCTGCGCGCGCTGGTGATTGCCGAGGCCGAACTGGGCGAGCGCATCGTGCGCGCCCTGATTCTGCGCCGTGTCGGTCTGATCGAACTCAATTCGGGCGGGCCGCTGCTGGTGGCGCCGGCCGGCCATCCTTCGCTGCATACGCTGCAAAGCTTTTTGACCAGTAACGGTCATCCGCATTCCCTGCTCGACTCCAACACCGACCAGCAGGCCGCCGCGCTGGTCGAGTACTATCAGCCCAAGGCCGAGGACTGGCCGCTGGTGGTGTGCCCGGACGGCACGGTCAAAAAGAATCCCAGCAATGCCGAGATGGGCCGCTGCCTCGGCATGCTGCCCGAGCTGGACGAAGAAAAAGTGTGGGATGTGATCGTGGTCGGCGCCGGCCCTTCCGGCCTGGCGACGGCCGTGTATGCCGGTTCGGAAGGATTGTCGGTGCTGGCATTGGAACACCATGCCTTCGGCGGACAGGCCGCCGCCAGCGCCCGCATCGAAAACTATCTGGGCTTCCCGACCGGGATTTCCGGTGGCGCCTTGGCCGGCCGCGCCTTCGTGCAGGCGCAGAAATTCGGCGTCGAAGTGGCAATTCCCGCGCCGGCCGCGCGCCTGCTGTGCGACCAGTATCCGCTGCGCATCGAGCTGGCCGATGGCAAGCGGGTGCAGGCGCGCAGCGTGGTGCTGTCCTGCGGCGCGCGCTACCGCCGCCCCGCCCTGCACAATGTGGCGCAGTTCGAAGGCAAGGGCGTGTTCTTCTGGGCTTCGCGCATCGAGGCGAATCTGTGCAAATCCTCGGAAGTGGTGCTGGTCGGCGGCGGCAACTCGGCCGGACAGGCAGCCGTCTTCCTCTCCGCCCATGCGGCCAAGGTGCATATGGTGATCCGCGGCGACGGCCTGAAAGCCACCATGTCCACCTACCTGATCGACCGCATCAAGGCCACGCCGAATATCGAGCTGCACACGCACACTGAAATCACGGCGCTGGAAGGCGACGAGGAAGGCTTGCGCCAGGTCAGCTTCCGCTGCAACGACACGGGCCAGGAATTCCACCACGAAGTCTGCCACCTCTTCCTCTTCATCGGCGCCGATCCGAACACCGCCTGGCTGCAGGACTGCGGCGTCGAGGTGGATGAGCAAGGATTCATCCGCACCGGCTTCGACGTGAACAAAGGTGAATGCCGCGCCAAGCTCGAACAAGGCGCGCGTCCACCCGAGAAGCCGCAGCGCGCCGCGCTCGAAACCAGCGTCCCCGGCGTATTCGCCATCGGCGACGTGCGCGCCGGCTCCACCAAGCGCGTCGCCGCAGCGGTCGGCGAAGGCGCCGCCGTCGTCTCCCAGATCCACGCCTTCCTCGCCGCCCAGCCCTTCACCGCCTGAGCTCCCCCAGCCGAGCCCGTGTCCACCTTGGGGTCAGACCCCAATCGGACACGAGCTCGGCTGTAGGGCATGAAAAAACCCGGAGCAAGTCCGGGTTTTTATTGAGGCGCGAGCCGCTTATTTCTTGGCGGGCTCTTTTTTGGCGTCGGCGGATTTGCCGGCATCGGCGGCTTTCATGTCGGCCGGTTTGGCGGCCTTGTCGGCTTTCTCGGCTTTCTCGGCTTTCATGTCCGCCTTGGCGTCCGCCTTGGCTTCGGCTTTGCCGGCCTTGTCAGCCTTGGCGGCTTTCTCGGCAGCTGGTTTGGCGGCGGCGCCGTCCAGCGCTTTGCCGTTCACTTGCAGGCCGGCTTCGGACAGCTTGGCTGCGCTCTTGGCGCCAATGCCTTTTACGCGTTTTTCCAGATCGGCCCAGTCCTTGAATTCGCCGTTCTTGTTACGCTCATCCAGGATAGCCTTGGTTTTGGCCGGGCCCAGACCCTTCACGCTGTCCAGCGCGGCCTGATCGGCTTTGTTGACGTCGACCTGGGCGAACGCAAAGCCCATCGTTGCAATCAGGGTTGCAACTGCCAGCATGAGTTTCTTGAACATGACTTTCCTCCGTTAGGGTGATTGGCAAGGCGCGCTCGCCTTGTGCGTTCTTTAACGGGATCGCGCGCGACTTGGTTGACAGTGAATCTTTGCGCTTGATCAAGCTTGCCAGCGGCAATAAAAAACCCGCAGGCCGGGGCGCTGCGGGTTTCATAAAGAAAGCTTGTATCAGCCGAACAGTTCTTCGCGCGTGACGGTGGCCGTCCCCAGCTTGCCGACCACGATGCCGCCGGCGCGGTTGGCGGTCTGCACCGCTTCCTGCCAGCCCGCACCCGCGCCCAGCATGGCGGCCATGGTGGCGATCACCGTGTCGCCGGCGCCGGACACGTCGAACACTTCGCGCGCATCGGCCGGGATGTGGAAGTTATCGTTTTCGGTGTACAGGGTCATGCCCTCTTCCGAACGGGTCAGCAGCAGCGCGTCCAGACGCAGTTCCTGGCGCAGATTCTGCGCCTTGGTGGTCAGCTGCTCTTCGCTCGACCAGCTGCCCACGATGCGCTTGAATTCCGATTTGTTCGGGGTCAGCACGGTGGCACCGGCGTAGCGCGCGAAGTCGTCGCCTTTCGGGTCGACCATCACCACCTTGCCTTCGGCGCGGGCCGAGGCGATCATGTCGGCCACGTTCACCAGGCTGCCCTTGGCGTAATCGGACAGCACGATCACGTCGTAGTCCGGCAGCAGGGTCTTGTACTGCATCAGCTTATTGCGCAGCACGGAGTCGCTCGGCGCCTCCTCGAAGTCGATGCGCAGCATCTGCTGCTGGCGGCCGATCACGCGCAGCTTGATGATGGTGGAGATGGCTTCGTCGCGTTTCAGATAGCTGTGGATGCCGCCGCCGTGCAGCAGGTGCTCGACTTCAGCCCCGGCCTCATCGGCGCCGACCACGCCCAGCAGGCCGGCGTGCGCGCCCAGCGCGGCGGCATTGCGCGCCACGTTGGCGGCGCCGCCCAGGCGCGCTTCGCGCTTCTCGATGCGCACGATGGGCACCGGCGCTTCCGGCGAAATGCGGCCGACATCGCCGAACCAGTAGCGGTCCAGCATGACGTCGCCCACGACCAGGATGCGCACTTTGTCCAGTGCCGGCGCTTGATAAGTAGTCAGGGTAGTGCTCACGATAAGCCTCAGTTCATTACATTCAATTCTTCACTGCGGCGCGGCGGGTAGGAATCCCAGCGGCTGCATCCCGGGCAATGCCAGTAGAACTGGCGCGCCTTGAAGCCGCAGTGGCCGCACTGGTAGCGCGCCAGGCGCGTGGTGTAGCTGTGCACCAGGTTCTGCACCAGGGACAGTTCGGACACCACGCCGGCCGGCGCATCCATCATGCGCGCTTCCAGCAGCTTGTCGAGGCCGAGCAGGGTCGGCGTGCGGCGCAGCTCATCGACCACCAGTTGCTTGGCCGCTTCCACGCCATCGAGTTCGAGGACGGCCTTGAACACCACTTCCAGCAGGTCGATGGAGGAAGCCTGTTCCAGATAGGACTTGAGCAGGCTGACGCCTTCCTCCGCCTTGCCCAGCTTGCGGTAGCCGTCCATCAGGCGCTGCGCCAGCAGGGCCGTATGCGGCACGCTCTGGTGCTCGACGCGGCGCCAGGTGGCCAGCGCGCCTGCCACATCGCCCTGCGCCAGCTGCACGTCGCCGACCAGGATGGTGGCGCGCACGCTGCTGCGGTCGGCCTGCACGGCCTTGTCCAGCAGCGGCATGGCGTCTTCCGGATGCATGCGCACCAGCGCGTCCTGCGCCAGCTCGCAATAGAACTGCGAGATTTCCTTCTGGCGGTTACCGGCGCCGGCTTCCTGCAGGGCGACGGCCGCTTCGATGGCGCGCTCCCATTCTTTCTCGCGCTGGAAAATCTCCAGCAGGGCGCGCCGCGCCTGCACTTCGTAGGAGCTGCCGATCAGGCGCTTATAGGTTTCCTCGGCGCGGTCCAGCAGGCCGGCTTTCAGGTAATCCTGGCCCAGCTCATATTCGGCGTGGGCGCGCTCCTCGGGCGGCAGGTCGGGACGGGCCAGCAGGTTCTGGTGGACGCGGATGGCGCGCTCGGTTTCGCCGCGGCGGCGGAACAGATTGCCGAGCGCGAAATGCAGCTCCACCGTTTCCGGGTCGAGCTTGACGATTTCGATGAAGGAATCGATGGCCTTGTCCGGCTGCTCGTTGAGCAGATGGTTGAGGCCCTTGAAATAGCCGCGCGGCAGGGTGCGCGACTCGGACACCAGCTGCCGGATGTCGACGCGCGCGGCGATCCAGCCCAGCGCGAAGAAGGCCGGTATGCCCAGTAACCACCAGAGTTCAAAATCCATGGAGTACTTATGCTTAGAGGGAGAGAGGCGGCATTACTGCTGCACGTTGACGCTGTCCGGCTGGGTCGGGGTGGCGGCCTGCAGGGCCGACGACTGCAGCGACTGGATGGTGGTCTTTTGTTTGTTCGCTTCGCGCCGGTGGCGGAAGACGGTCGGGGTCAGGGCGAGCACGCCGAGGGCCGCGCCGGCAACAAAGAAGCCGAGCAGCATCAGCACCAGGGGGCCGCGCAATTCATAGTTGAGGAAGAAGTGCAGATCCACTTCCTGGGTGTTTTTCAGTGCAAAACCAAAGAACAGGACGAAAAGTACAACACCGAATACCGTTGATAAGATTTTCATCTTCAGCTTCCTGCTTCAAAAAAAAACGGCATCCACGGACGCCGCTCTTTCAGATCGAACAAGGGGCGGGCCGCAGCCCGCCCCCGACTATCCTGAGACTCAGTCCTCGATGATCGGCTGCCCGA
Encoded here:
- the lapB gene encoding lipopolysaccharide assembly protein LapB is translated as MDFELWWLLGIPAFFALGWIAARVDIRQLVSESRTLPRGYFKGLNHLLNEQPDKAIDSFIEIVKLDPETVELHFALGNLFRRRGETERAIRVHQNLLARPDLPPEERAHAEYELGQDYLKAGLLDRAEETYKRLIGSSYEVQARRALLEIFQREKEWERAIEAAVALQEAGAGNRQKEISQFYCELAQDALVRMHPEDAMPLLDKAVQADRSSVRATILVGDVQLAQGDVAGALATWRRVEHQSVPHTALLAQRLMDGYRKLGKAEEGVSLLKSYLEQASSIDLLEVVFKAVLELDGVEAAKQLVVDELRRTPTLLGLDKLLEARMMDAPAGVVSELSLVQNLVHSYTTRLARYQCGHCGFKARQFYWHCPGCSRWDSYPPRRSEELNVMN
- a CDS encoding helix-hairpin-helix domain-containing protein, with the translated sequence MFKKLMLAVATLIATMGFAFAQVDVNKADQAALDSVKGLGPAKTKAILDERNKNGEFKDWADLEKRVKGIGAKSAAKLSEAGLQVNGKALDGAAAKPAAEKAAKADKAGKAEAKADAKADMKAEKAEKADKAAKPADMKAADAGKSADAKKEPAKK
- a CDS encoding lipopolysaccharide assembly LapA domain-containing protein produces the protein MKILSTVFGVVLFVLFFGFALKNTQEVDLHFFLNYELRGPLVLMLLGFFVAGAALGVLALTPTVFRHRREANKQKTTIQSLQSSALQAATPTQPDSVNVQQ
- a CDS encoding FlhC family transcriptional regulator: MEHTSGHLAHKASAPYASKVAIAQALAGMGARAVTITAVARTKPADSRAIYKEVNGTQSLSGQTPTNHEWFLGSRSLRLQAAFLLLMYVSYRERHSADADAHGIAFTLAYHNYRRLYPGEVLISPERLALLIGGGYSIGWREIPRGGVSKFAAGNVKVTKCRKCALPHLVEAHFRKYECADCQAKVEAPQLLAA
- the rfaE1 gene encoding D-glycero-beta-D-manno-heptose-7-phosphate kinase — its product is MSTTLTTYQAPALDKVRILVVGDVMLDRYWFGDVGRISPEAPVPIVRIEKREARLGGAANVARNAAALGAHAGLLGVVGADEAGAEVEHLLHGGGIHSYLKRDEAISTIIKLRVIGRQQQMLRIDFEEAPSDSVLRNKLMQYKTLLPDYDVIVLSDYAKGSLVNVADMIASARAEGKVVMVDPKGDDFARYAGATVLTPNKSEFKRIVGSWSSEEQLTTKAQNLRQELRLDALLLTRSEEGMTLYTENDNFHIPADAREVFDVSGAGDTVIATMAAMLGAGAGWQEAVQTANRAGGIVVGKLGTATVTREELFG
- a CDS encoding FAD-dependent oxidoreductase; its protein translation is MQLTPQEFVPEANRDEPVSPSLHNLESRRHQSNPVLTPQELKRLQRFGSVRSYANGVRILEAGHTTYGMLVTLSGIVAINRYDGLGNSALLVEHGPGEFTAEVAQLAGRPSLVNAHAVGAVEVLVIPPENLRALVIAEAELGERIVRALILRRVGLIELNSGGPLLVAPAGHPSLHTLQSFLTSNGHPHSLLDSNTDQQAAALVEYYQPKAEDWPLVVCPDGTVKKNPSNAEMGRCLGMLPELDEEKVWDVIVVGAGPSGLATAVYAGSEGLSVLALEHHAFGGQAAASARIENYLGFPTGISGGALAGRAFVQAQKFGVEVAIPAPAARLLCDQYPLRIELADGKRVQARSVVLSCGARYRRPALHNVAQFEGKGVFFWASRIEANLCKSSEVVLVGGGNSAGQAAVFLSAHAAKVHMVIRGDGLKATMSTYLIDRIKATPNIELHTHTEITALEGDEEGLRQVSFRCNDTGQEFHHEVCHLFLFIGADPNTAWLQDCGVEVDEQGFIRTGFDVNKGECRAKLEQGARPPEKPQRAALETSVPGVFAIGDVRAGSTKRVAAAVGEGAAVVSQIHAFLAAQPFTA